DNA from Strigops habroptila isolate Jane chromosome 6, bStrHab1.2.pri, whole genome shotgun sequence:
TGTAATtgtattcctttctttccattcaATATTCTTATCTCTgtgggcaggaggaaggcaaggCAATAATGCAGCCACTACAAATCCTCCAGCTATGAAATTCTAGGAAAGTCCTGGCAATAAGCAATTAAATGTCTCATGACCTTCTCTGCCAAAAGCTTCACCCTTCCTGTTCTATGGCCGACACTTAACTCTGTGAAGAAGGTGCCATGTAgtatgttggggttttttccctgaaggGTATTTCCTGCCAATCTTTTTGTatcaacacaaaccagcaaaaTGCAAGGTTCTCCGTCCTGCCTTTAGAATGGCATAAAGCGTTTCAGAGTGCTTGCCAACTGCCTGTGTTCTTTTCAAACATCATAAAAGCAGTATGCCTCTAGTCTTAACTTTAGGGAACCGGGAAATAAAACTTATCACCCTTTGATGACAGCGACCACCACGTAGGATCACCCTCACATACGGGGTGGGTAGAAGTCTGTCACCATTCTGGCAAGCTCTGTCATTAAAGAGCATGGCTTGCAACCCTTCTGGCTCTTCTCCCAGCTGTGCTCCTGTGTGCTCTGTTATGGATACAATAACCTCACCTGAGCTCCCCCAGTTTCAATCCCTTTCTATCACcaaactttctctttttctttaatcataTGCCTGCTCCACCAGTATCTCAGATTCAATCTTCCTACTCCATCAACCTCACATCGGTATCATCACTTCTTTCAGCAACTTAGAAAGTTCTGTCCTTGCTGCCATCTGCCTCCTCCTGACTTTCAGCCTTAGATTTTACTCTCTAGTAACACAAGTCTCCTGCTTGCCTTAGGGAGTAATGCCTTACCCAGGGAATCATAGTCACACACGCACATAAGGCTGGAAGTGGTATTAGCAATGCTATTCATTCGCCTTTGCAGAGCGATTTAGAGGGAGAAGAGGTCATGCCTTAGTTATTTTCTTGTACTGTATGAAaagatttaaattttaaaaagtcttacAGTTCTACTTTTCTTCCATAGTTTTTCTCCATTCAGCCTGAGTTCATTACTGTAGAATGCATCTTCTactttactgaagaaaaacaaggtttTATTGCATTTACAGTGTGCAGCAGACCCAAATGCAATTGTTTCTTTGCAGATACACAAGAACACCATTCATGTGCAAGGCGCATTGCCACAGCTCTATTTTGCGCATAAAGGATACCTTTATTTAAGGTCGGGACAGACCTGAACtagaagtaaagaaaaagcctttcatagatattaaatgaaataatagaTTATAGTTGCTCTGTGCAAGCCATGAAAAGCTGTTTGTACAGACTTGTCTCCTGAATATCCAATGAATAATATCCCCTTTCCTGCACCAGCCAGGTTAACAATTTGTAACTCATCAAGTTATACTaacattctgttttaaaagcactgcAATATAAGGCTTCTGTATGTTGCACTAGATCAAACACTGTGATATGTTTACAGACTGCACTGTGATATATTTACTAGCACATTAGGCTTATACTCACCATTACCTATTTCTACAGCCATTAAGTAGTGTATTATTTTACTCCCTCAATCTCAGATTAGATCTTTTTGTATTACTTAGTACAGTATTTTGtggtttcttcattttaaataaatagtaaCTGGCAGAAAACGGCTCCTCAGCAATCTTAGAAATACTGCAGCcagcaaaaaagcagaaaacaggctGTTTCAAGGGAGGCAAGGTGAAACACACAAGAACACCCATCCatccaaaacatttttagacAGTCAAAATagctatgcaaaaaaaaaaaaaacccaaccaccaaACAATGTCTCCCTCATCCCTCAATATTGAGTTATTCCAGCATTAAAAGGGTATCAAACCTCAAATTTCAGATGCATGACATCTTTCTCATCAGCAGGTTGTTTCTCCCATACTCACTTTCTTGCAATGTCTAGGCCAGCTTTCATGATCACATCGTATCGAAGAGACTGCACCACTTTTTCAAGATCCTTGTAATCTTTTACTACGTTGGGGTCGTTTTCAAATTCATCTTCCAAATCACCTTCCTCTTcgtcctcttcttcctcttcctcttcttcttgcACAGTCTGTCTGCTCCTTTTAGAGCTTTTGCTACTTTTGTTCCGCAGAGGAAGTACTGCGACATACTCTGGAGAAAGTCTTAGTGCACCGAGTTTTACTGGGGAAAAGCTGGGACATCTTCTGTAGTTTACTGTGCTTGTTTGACAGGTACAGAACGTGCTTCTCCTCCAAGAGGGATACAGTTTATTAGAAGGGAATTTCTCCCACAGTCCAAACCAGACATTTAGCTTTCTAAAAGTAGTGATGGGGAGTCTGAAGCCAGTCATAGCATAccctaaaataaaacaaacattcatGAGTAAAAATGAGCAACTGCTATGTCTGTTGGAAGGATTTCTCCAGGTACAGCATGATAGTTACTACAAAAAGATTATCATCTAGTTCCCGACAGAGCAATCAATGCATCACCTGAAAGCCCAAGGCTATACCAACTTTATGATCTGCTTTTCTCCTACACCATCCACCATTACAAAGAGATAAAACAccagatgaaaaacaaacaccaaaaccaacagcagaATACTGTGTTCATAATTCCTTTTCTGGTGTTTAATATCAACTGCCCAAACTCATTTGTGGCATTTTCCTCCCTACACCTGAAATACaattaacaaaagaaatggaaaggaagttAACTATGtcataaaaagcataaaaaacaTTTACCGTGACTCACTGTCAATAAAAGCAACCTGCTCAATACTGCAAGCAAATAAACCCAGAAGAGTCAAAAGCTGCTtaacttcagcttctgcttgaACCACAACGCTCCTGCATGGCAGAATGCTGCAAAGCATTCCCCCTGTTTTTCCAAATTTAGTATCATGGTAGAGTTCTAGAGAAACAACGCTGCTCTGTGCAGTGCAATAGGGCTGACACCAGCAACAACAGTCTCACATGCAAGCTCCCCAGCACCGCTTCTTTCTGCAGCCATCTCTAACCAGGGACAAGTAGGTGAAACACCCGAAAAAAAGCCCAGATGTCTTTCAACACTCTCAGAAATTGATTTCCAGTCCTTCCTAGCTAGGTGGACCACTGGCTTTTATTATGACCTTGCATGTACGGAAACACGTGTTTCTTCATGAGACTGGAGCTTGTTTTCCCCACACCCAAGAGAACTCTGCTGAAATCTTAATGAGGTGGGTTTTGTGGCTGGGAAAAGCCCTGATCAATGACGGCAATTACTagccaaataaaaataaccacaCCTCCCTtggcttttctgtatttaaatacattaactTAAAATATATGACATATAGTTTAAAATTTACGGCGGGGTCAGTCCTCACGTAAGACTTACGCCCTCCTCAGTTTGGGGACAAATTCCTAGAACAGTTCTTTGAACGTGTAAACAGTTACTATTGCTTATTTCTAGTGCTCGGTCTTACTTCGCTCCCCGCTGACCGGCGGGTACAACCGGCCGCCCGGACAGCCTCTGCCAGGAGGGCCGACAGCCGCCCCACACGCGAAGGGCGGCCTCTCGCCCTTATGAAACCTGAACGCGGACAGCGACCCACCCGCTTGCCCGGGGGGGACACACGGGGGACACCAGGCCGAACGCTGCCGCAGGCTGGCAGCCCGTTCAAAAGCGCGCAGCCGAGACAACGCCAGCTTTCCCGGCGTGCGGAGCGGGCCCGCAGAACCCCCCGCCCGGGGACGGTCCCTGACTCTCTATGGTGGGCCCGCCGCGGCTCGGAGCGCCCGAGGAGCCTCGGCCGCCCTGGCCGCTTCCCTGGCCGCTGCCCCGGCGGAGGCCGCGGCGCGCAGGCCTGCCCGCCACGCCGGACCCCGCAGCTTCCCCCGGACCCGCGACCTTGGAGCCcgagaggagagaggggaggcCCGGCGAGGCTCGGGGCGCAGCGGGCCGCGGCCCAGGCGCGGTTACCTGGGTCCTCCAGGCGCGTCGGTCCCGGGCCTGCCGCTGCCGTCCCCACGACGTCGCTCGCAGGCCGGAGGCGGAGCCGCCTCAGCCGGGGCCCAACGCCCTCTGCCGGAGCCCGGCGGAGCGGCTGCAGGCGGAGGGGGCCCGCACCCCGGGACCGAAGGTCCCCGGGAGGCGCCGGCCTCTGCCTCCCACCTCCCCCCTGCCGGTGTCCCGCCCCGCCGAGGTCTGTCCGAGCTGTTTCCCCATCGTTATTTCCTCCATCGTGCGCTTTTCCAAGGCACGCTGGTTTGGAGGCGGACGGGGAGGCAGGGCGCGGGTTTCCTGCCGGGGTGTCTCggcagcagcttctcccccGCCCGAGCGGGCGGTTGCCGGCGAGCCCCGCTAGGCAGGGCTCTTCCTCCCTCACCGCCGGTGCTGCTCCCCTAATCGCACAGTGAAAGCACCCGAGTAATTACGTTAATACTTTTCACACCGTTTGGATTTTACGCACCTCTGATCTTCCTTTGTAATACTTTCAGCCCCTCAGGCTCTGCCTACACGCCCAAACCATAAGGCAGTGGAAATGTCTACTGGAGATGACTCCAGTAGGCGCTAGAGTTTCCTGACCACAGACTAATAGGAAAGGCTTGGCCACTGTGACAGTCTAATCCAGCTCCCATTGTGGCCTGCGTTTTACCTGTCCTTACCTTTGTtactttcctccctctttcacTCCACATCCCCATTACATGGTGGTAATCCACAATCCCTCCTCTTTGGAGCTCAGAAACCAGGACAGGTCCATCCCCCCCTTCCTGACTTCTCCCAGCTTTCTCCCCGCCATGCACCAACCACACCTCTCTTGGTGCTTCGGGATGCCCTGGTTGCTCAGCATCGGGGGAATTCTCTGTGTCCCTACAAACCAGCTATAAAATGCAACCCCATCAGATTGCCAGCATCTTGCCCTGATGTAAATGGTTGTACAAGTTTCGGCATAATTTTGGTAGATGGAAGAGCTCCTCAGCCTTAAAGTTCTGCTTCAAAATGCCTGTCACCTCACCTAAGAGACCCGCCCTCCCTTGGAAAATTACCAGCAAATATGGTGAGTGATGTAACT
Protein-coding regions in this window:
- the MTRES1 gene encoding mitochondrial transcription rescue factor 1, with translation MTGFRLPITTFRKLNVWFGLWEKFPSNKLYPSWRRSTFCTCQTSTVNYRRCPSFSPVKLGALRLSPEYVAVLPLRNKSSKSSKRSRQTVQEEEEEEEEDEEEGDLEDEFENDPNVVKDYKDLEKVVQSLRYDVIMKAGLDIARNKVEDAFYSNELRLNGEKLWKKSRTVKIGDTLDLIVGEDKETGTAIVMRVVLKKVSNKTESEKYKVIVRRWKHLKVPKQDVFK